A window of Kocuria sp. TGY1127_2 genomic DNA:
TTCCTTGGTGCTCTGGTTGGGCGTCAGAATCGGTGGAGGCTGGTATGAGCGTCGCGCTCCCGAGCTGTACCAGGACCTGACGCGTTTCCAGTAGTCCAGCGTGGTTGACGCTAAAGTGCCCCGGACGTGATGAAGGAGCTCATCGATTCAGAACGTCTGGGGTACAGGCGTAGAATATCCCCATGATGTTTGACCGACCCCTTGACGTATTCGCCTCGTCCGAACCGCTCGATGACACCGGTTACGGCACCACCCCAGGTGGCGGGACCGCAACCATCGAGCGTGAAGAAACCCGGGAGCTCGCCGAGCCCGGAGATCACGAGCGCTTTGCCCATTACGTACGCAAAGAAAAGATCATGGAGTCAGCCCTTTCGGGCGACCCGGTCATCGCCTTGTGCGGTAAAGTCTGGACACCCGGACGCGACCCCGAGAAATTCCCCGTGTGCCCGGAATGCAAAGAGATCTATGAATCCATGCGCGGAGGCAAGGACGACGACAAGAACAACGACGAATAGAGCCAGAGCAGTGGCAGCCCCTGGCTGACCCTTCCACCCGCCGCGCGGAGCGGCAACAAGAGCAAGACGCCGTCGCAGTGCGCGGCGTCTTTGCCGTGGTGCGAACATCACGGCCAGAGATCCTCGATCATCTTCAGGAGTGAGCAGACACCAGTGCCCGAAGACCTCTCCCAGCCTTCATTGTTCGGTGGTGCAGCCGCCGACCTTCCCCCGGCCTATCCTGATCGCGCCGCCTGGGGCACGGCACCGAAACTGCGTGCGTGGCAGGCCGAGGCGCTGGAAAAATACTTCGATACCGAGCCGCGCGATTTCATGACCGTCGCGACCCCCGGTGCGGGCAAGACCACTTTTGCGCTGCGCGTGGCAAAACAACTTCTCGACCGAGGGACGATCTCGCGCATCACCGTCGTCGCCCCCACCGACCATCTGAAGTCCCAGTGGGCCGATGCCGCCGCCCGAGTCGGTATCGCGATCGACCCCAACTTCAAGAACTCCGACGGGCACCACGCCCAAGGCTATTTGGGTGTTGCGTTGACATATGCCCAGGTGGCTAACAAGCCGCTCCTCCACAGGGCGCGTACCGAGAACGCGCGGACCTTGGTCATCCTGGACGAAATCCACCACGCAGGCGACTCCTTGTCCTGGGGCGACGGACTGAAAGAAGCCTTCGACCCTGCGCACCGTCGGCTCGCGCTGACCGGTACCCCGTTCCGTTCGGATTCCTCCCAGATCCCGTTCGTCACGTACGAACGAGACCAGGAAGGGCTGCTGCGCTCGCAATCGGATTATTCTTACGGCTATGGGCCGGCCTTGGCGGACCACGTGGTCAGGCCGGTGATCTTCATGGCCTATTCCGGCAAGATGCATTGGCGGACCAGTTCGGGCGAGGAAATGGCGGCCGATCTGGGCGAAGGCTTCACCAAGGACATCACCGCTCAGGCCTGGCGCACTGCGCTGGATCCCCGAGGCGAATGGATTCCTTCAGTTCTGGCGGCAGCGGACAGCCGATTGACCGAAGTCCGTCGAACCGTTCCCGATGCCGGGGGCCTGGTCATAGCGTCCAATCACGAAGACGCACGCGCATATGCCGCGAGACTCGAAAAGATCACTGGTTCCAGACCGACTGTGGTGCTCTCGGACGACAAGACCGCCTCGGACCAGATCGATCGATTCTCGGAGTCCGAGGATCGATGGATGGTCGCCGTGCGCATGGTCTCAGAGGGAGTGGACGTGCCTCGTCTGGCCGTGGGCGTGTACGCGACGTCGACCTCGACCCCCCTCTTTTTTGCGCAGGCGATCGGACGTTTTGTGCGTGCCCGTAAACGTGGCGAGACCGCGTCCGTCTTCCTGCCTTCGGTCCCGGTCCTGATGTACCTGGCCCAAGAGATGGAGGCGGAAAGGGACCACGCGCTGGATCTGAAGGATACTCCGGACGAAGAACAAATCATCGCCGCCGACGAAGGTCTGGACGACCACCTGATCGACGAGGCAAATCAGGAGGAGAAGGCGAGTTCCCGTTTGGCCTCCGGAAAGTTCGAGGCCATCGGATCACAGGCGTCGTTCCACGGGGTTCTCTACGACGGCGAGGACTATCACGGCTATGAAGTAGGCTCGGACGACCAGGACTTCCTCGGGATACCTGGTCTCTTGGATGCTGATCAGGTTGGAACCCTTCTGAAGCAACGTCATCAGCAGTCCACAGGAAGCGCTCCACGGCCCGCTCAATCGTCGGTGCCGGATCACCGACAGCTCAAAGACCTGCGTCAGAAGTTGGCGAAAAACGTCTCGGCCTGGGCCGCCCGCACAGGCGAACCTCACGGTTCGGTCCACAATGCGTTACGGCGCGAATGCGGAGGCCCTCCCGTCGCTCAGGCGACCGCGGAGCAGATCCAGGCTCGTATCGACAAATTGCAGAACTGGTTCATCGGCCGACGCTAGAAGAATCGATCACGTCGACGCCGGCGTCTTCGAGCTCCTCAATCGCTGCCTCCGCGGAATCCTCGGCAACAGGGGCGGTCAAGTCGACCAGGACCCTCGTCTCGTACCCCGCGTCCACGGCGTCCAGGGCAGTGGCCCGCACACAGTAATCGGTCGCGATGCCGACGATGTCCACGTCGGTCACGTCTTGTTCCTGGAGCCAGTCGTCGAGCGAGACTTTGAGCGTGTCCTCCGGCATCTGGCCGGGTTCATGCTCGCCGGTCATCACGGATTCCTCAGGGGCCAAAAGTCCCTCGAATCCGGAATAGGCGGCTTCATACTCACCTTTGCGGAAATAGGCCTCGACGTAGTCCGTCTCAAGGTCCGGATGCAGCGCGGAACCTGCCGTGTCCGCGATGCAATGTACCGGCCAGGAATTCTTGAAGTCGGGCTTGTCACTGAAATGGGCGCCCGGATCGATATGCCAATCCTGAGTCGTAACCACGACGTCGTATGCGGCGTGGTGGGTCTGCAGATATCCGGAGATCAGAGAGGCGACTTCGGAACCACGCCCGGTTTCGAGCGGCCCGCCGGTGCAGAAATCGTTTTGGACATCGACGATGATGAGTGCTCTTGTCATACTGGTCCTTCCGCGGAAGAGGGGGGGGCAGACGCACAGCCGTCCTGGCGCCGCCATATTCTGGGGGTCAAGATTAGTGGTCGAGGAACTCCGTGGGAAGCGCTGGTTCGCCTTCCGAGAGCCTGCGAATTGCGCGGGGCAACTCTTGGGTCGATTGCCTGTGGCGTTCGGCCGCCGCGCGGACACCATCTGGGCCCGTGGCACCCGGCAACACTTCGCCGTCGGCAACGAGCGTGTGCATCAGCGGGCGGAAATCGTCGGCTTCGAGTAGGGCAGGATCCAGGGCGATGGCTTCGGCCGTTGCCGTACCCTTGCGATCACGACGACGGCCCGCGTGCTTCGCACCGCCGATCGAGCCCTTACCCTGTGATCGTTTTGCTACGGACACCAAGTCACCATTGGCGTCCTGGCGCGCGACCATTTTGTAGACCATCGACGACGTCGGTGCCCCCGATCCAGTGACCAGGCGTGTTCCTACGCCGTATGAGTCCACTGGCGCCGCGGCGAGACCGGCGATCGCGTATTCGTCCAGGTCGGAGGTCACTGTGATCTTGGTGTCCCGATTGCCCAGCGTATCGAGAAGATCCCTGACGGCGAAGGCCTGCGCCACCAGGTCACCGGAGTCCAAACGGACCGCACCGAGTTCGGTGCCCGCCAAATCGACGGCCGTCCGCACGGCCTGTTCGACATCGTAGGTATCCACCAAGAGCGTCGTGTCCAGTCCCAAGGAATCCAATTGGGCGCGGAAGGCCGATACCTCGTCGTCGAACAAGAGCGTGAACGCGTGGGCCGAGGTCCCGATGGTGTTGATTCCG
This region includes:
- a CDS encoding DUF3039 domain-containing protein, with amino-acid sequence MFDRPLDVFASSEPLDDTGYGTTPGGGTATIEREETRELAEPGDHERFAHYVRKEKIMESALSGDPVIALCGKVWTPGRDPEKFPVCPECKEIYESMRGGKDDDKNNDE
- a CDS encoding DEAD/DEAH box helicase; protein product: MPEDLSQPSLFGGAAADLPPAYPDRAAWGTAPKLRAWQAEALEKYFDTEPRDFMTVATPGAGKTTFALRVAKQLLDRGTISRITVVAPTDHLKSQWADAAARVGIAIDPNFKNSDGHHAQGYLGVALTYAQVANKPLLHRARTENARTLVILDEIHHAGDSLSWGDGLKEAFDPAHRRLALTGTPFRSDSSQIPFVTYERDQEGLLRSQSDYSYGYGPALADHVVRPVIFMAYSGKMHWRTSSGEEMAADLGEGFTKDITAQAWRTALDPRGEWIPSVLAAADSRLTEVRRTVPDAGGLVIASNHEDARAYAARLEKITGSRPTVVLSDDKTASDQIDRFSESEDRWMVAVRMVSEGVDVPRLAVGVYATSTSTPLFFAQAIGRFVRARKRGETASVFLPSVPVLMYLAQEMEAERDHALDLKDTPDEEQIIAADEGLDDHLIDEANQEEKASSRLASGKFEAIGSQASFHGVLYDGEDYHGYEVGSDDQDFLGIPGLLDADQVGTLLKQRHQQSTGSAPRPAQSSVPDHRQLKDLRQKLAKNVSAWAARTGEPHGSVHNALRRECGGPPVAQATAEQIQARIDKLQNWFIGRR
- a CDS encoding isochorismatase family protein; this translates as MTRALIIVDVQNDFCTGGPLETGRGSEVASLISGYLQTHHAAYDVVVTTQDWHIDPGAHFSDKPDFKNSWPVHCIADTAGSALHPDLETDYVEAYFRKGEYEAAYSGFEGLLAPEESVMTGEHEPGQMPEDTLKVSLDDWLQEQDVTDVDIVGIATDYCVRATALDAVDAGYETRVLVDLTAPVAEDSAEAAIEELEDAGVDVIDSSSVGR
- a CDS encoding nicotinate phosphoribosyltransferase; the encoded protein is MRPDSPALLTDHYELTMLQAAIRAGMHERRCVFETFTRRLPAGRRYGVLAGTGRFLEALEKFTFDDEQLAFLEEQRVVDGPTLEYLAGFRFSGSIRGYREGEAFFPHSPVLQVEAPFAEACVLETLLLSILNFDSAVASAASRMTGAAGDRPCLEMGSRRAHEEAAVSAARAAAIAGFVGTSNLEAGRRYGINTIGTSAHAFTLLFDDEVSAFRAQLDSLGLDTTLLVDTYDVEQAVRTAVDLAGTELGAVRLDSGDLVAQAFAVRDLLDTLGNRDTKITVTSDLDEYAIAGLAAAPVDSYGVGTRLVTGSGAPTSSMVYKMVARQDANGDLVSVAKRSQGKGSIGGAKHAGRRRDRKGTATAEAIALDPALLEADDFRPLMHTLVADGEVLPGATGPDGVRAAAERHRQSTQELPRAIRRLSEGEPALPTEFLDH